In one window of Acidovorax sp. HDW3 DNA:
- a CDS encoding sigma-54 dependent transcriptional regulator codes for MNATAAAILVVDDEPDLRTLYELTLLREGYRVETAACLQEARECLSRQIFDVLLTDMRLPDGEGMELLTQLREQQRRERSIVMTAYGSAENAVEALRAGAFDYLTKPVDLKQFRAVVASAIQGSAGVPAPRSTTRSSPLARQPARAEDALARIVGEAPAMRALKGHITKVARGMAPVLIHGESGTGKELVARALHGCSQRADGPLIAVNCGAIPENLLEAEFFGARKGSYTGATQDRDGFFQAARGGTLFLDEIGDLPLAMQSKLLRAIQERSVRPLGATQEEPVDVRIVSATHRDLAADVRAGRFRQDLYYRLNVIELLVPPLRERREDLPALCRALLARIAQESGLPLPTLDAHTLAQIAQHPLSGNVRELENLLHRALTLADGQQLHLPSHPTPALAAHPPPAPLAPLAPLAPSVPLAQPLSPPPPNDLPNDLQAWLDEQERAILVRALQDSGFNRTAAAARLGISLRQIRYRIARLNIAAPQDGEPHDDAE; via the coding sequence ATGAACGCTACTGCTGCCGCAATCCTGGTCGTTGACGACGAACCCGATCTGCGCACCCTCTACGAACTGACCCTGCTGCGCGAAGGCTACCGCGTGGAAACCGCTGCCTGCCTGCAAGAAGCGCGCGAGTGCCTCAGCCGCCAAATTTTTGACGTGCTGCTCACCGACATGCGCCTGCCCGACGGCGAAGGCATGGAGCTTCTGACCCAGCTGCGCGAGCAGCAGCGGCGCGAGCGCAGCATCGTCATGACCGCCTACGGCTCGGCCGAAAACGCCGTCGAGGCACTGCGCGCCGGCGCCTTCGACTACCTCACCAAACCGGTCGATCTCAAGCAATTTCGCGCCGTCGTCGCCTCCGCCATCCAGGGCAGCGCGGGCGTGCCCGCACCCCGCAGCACCACACGCAGCAGCCCCCTTGCCCGCCAGCCCGCCCGCGCCGAAGACGCCCTGGCGCGCATCGTGGGCGAGGCGCCGGCCATGCGCGCCCTCAAGGGCCACATCACCAAGGTGGCGCGCGGCATGGCGCCAGTGCTGATCCACGGCGAATCGGGCACCGGCAAAGAGCTGGTCGCCCGCGCCCTGCACGGCTGCAGCCAGCGCGCTGACGGCCCCTTGATCGCCGTCAACTGCGGCGCCATCCCCGAAAACCTGCTCGAAGCCGAATTTTTCGGTGCCCGCAAAGGCTCCTACACCGGCGCGACGCAAGACCGCGATGGCTTTTTCCAGGCGGCACGCGGGGGCACACTGTTTCTCGACGAGATCGGCGACCTGCCGCTGGCCATGCAATCGAAGCTGCTGCGCGCCATCCAGGAGCGCAGCGTGCGCCCGCTGGGGGCAACGCAAGAGGAGCCGGTGGACGTGCGCATCGTCAGCGCCACGCACCGCGACCTGGCGGCCGACGTGCGCGCCGGGCGCTTTCGCCAGGATTTGTACTACCGCCTCAACGTCATCGAACTGCTGGTGCCGCCGCTGCGCGAGCGCCGCGAGGACCTGCCGGCACTGTGCCGGGCGCTGCTGGCGCGCATCGCCCAAGAATCGGGCCTGCCGCTGCCAACGCTAGACGCCCACACCCTGGCCCAAATCGCCCAGCACCCCCTGAGCGGCAACGTGCGCGAGCTGGAAAACCTGCTGCACCGCGCCCTGACCCTGGCCGACGGCCAGCAGCTGCACCTGCCAAGCCACCCCACCCCTGCCCTGGCCGCGCACCCCCCCCCAGCGCCCCTAGCGCCGTTAGCTCCTTTGGCCCCCTCGGTGCCCCTGGCGCAGCCGCTCAGCCCGCCACCACCCAACGATCTACCCAACGATCTGCAAGCCTGGCTCGACGAACAAGAGCGCGCCATCCTGGTGCGCGCGCTGCAAGACAGCGGCTTTAACCGCACCGCTGCGGCGGCGCGCCTGGGCATCAGCCTGCGCCAGATCCGCTACCGCATCGCGCGCCTGAACATTGCCGCGCCGCAAGATGGCGAGCCGCATGACGATGCCGAATGA
- a CDS encoding ribonucleotide-diphosphate reductase subunit beta, translating to MLNWDEEVKPTLASAVPASGSHAGAPQPQAGTQRRVNAADKRIINGQTDVNQLVPFKYKWAWEKYLATCANHWMPQEINMTRDIALWKDPNGLTEDERRIVKRNLGFFVTADSLAANNIVLGTYRHITAPECRQFLLRQAFEEAIHTHAYQYIVESLGLDEGEIFNAYNEVESIRAKDEFLIPFIDAIMDPGFKTGTPETDQTLLKSLIVFACLMEGLFFYVGFTQILALGRQNKMVGAAEQYQYILRDESMHCNFGIDLINQLKLENPHLWTAEFKAEITALFHQAVDLEYRYAEDTMPRGVLGLNASMFKGYLRYIANRRATQIGLDALFPNEENPFPWMSEMIDLKKERNFFETRVIEYQSGGALSWD from the coding sequence ATGTTGAACTGGGACGAAGAAGTCAAACCCACCCTTGCCAGCGCCGTGCCGGCAAGCGGCTCCCACGCCGGCGCCCCCCAGCCCCAAGCCGGCACACAGCGGCGCGTGAACGCTGCCGACAAGCGCATCATCAACGGCCAGACCGACGTCAACCAGCTCGTGCCCTTCAAGTACAAGTGGGCCTGGGAAAAATACCTTGCCACCTGCGCCAACCACTGGATGCCGCAGGAGATCAACATGACGCGCGACATCGCGCTCTGGAAAGACCCCAACGGCCTGACCGAGGACGAGCGCCGCATCGTCAAGCGCAACCTGGGCTTCTTCGTCACCGCCGACTCGCTGGCCGCGAACAACATCGTGCTCGGCACCTACCGCCACATCACCGCGCCCGAATGCCGCCAGTTCCTGCTGCGCCAGGCGTTTGAAGAGGCCATCCACACCCACGCCTACCAGTACATCGTCGAGTCGCTGGGCCTGGACGAGGGCGAAATTTTCAACGCCTACAACGAGGTCGAATCCATCCGCGCCAAGGACGAGTTCCTGATCCCGTTCATCGACGCCATCATGGACCCCGGCTTCAAAACCGGCACCCCCGAGACCGACCAGACCCTGCTCAAGAGCCTGATCGTCTTCGCCTGCCTGATGGAGGGGCTGTTCTTCTACGTCGGCTTCACGCAAATTTTGGCGCTGGGGCGACAAAACAAGATGGTCGGCGCGGCCGAGCAGTACCAGTACATCCTGCGCGACGAGTCCATGCACTGCAACTTCGGCATCGACCTCATCAACCAACTCAAGCTGGAAAACCCCCACCTCTGGACGGCCGAATTCAAGGCCGAGATCACCGCCTTGTTCCACCAGGCCGTCGATCTGGAATACCGCTACGCCGAAGACACCATGCCACGCGGCGTACTCGGCCTCAACGCCTCCATGTTCAAGGGCTACCTGCGCTATATCGCCAACCGCCGTGCCACCCAGATCGGACTGGACGCACTGTTTCCCAACGAAGAAAACCCCTTCCCCTGGATGAGCGAGATGATCGACCTGAAGAAGGAGCGCAACTTCTTCGAAACGCGCGTCATCGAGTACCAATCGGGCGGGGCCCTGTCCTGGGATTGA
- a CDS encoding ribonucleoside-diphosphate reductase subunit alpha, which translates to MDAALAPSIPTATLPTPQSGHVPPVLVLAHYQILRRNGAVAPFEPPKIAVALMKAFLAIHGTQGAASASVRETVEELTSGVVRALTRSRPGGGTFHIEDVQDQVELGLMRSGHHEVARAYVLYRERRAQERAQQQQALMPQAPQIHVLEQGQRVLLDLLRLRERIAAACSGLGDAVQAEPIVAETLRNLYDGVPVEEVDKAAILAARTLIEQDPGYTHATARLLLHTIAREVLGRDVAAGAMGEAYLQYFPQCIAQGVENELLDPALLQFDLPRLAAALRAERDQQFDYLGLQTLYDRYFLHVKKRRIELPQAFFMRVAMGLALRESDRNARAIEFYEVLSAFDFMSSTPTLFNSGTRRSQLSSCYLTTVPDHLEGIYDAIKENALLSKFAGGLGNDWTPVRALGAHIKGTNGESQGVVPFLKVVNDTAVAVNQGGKRKGAVCAYLETWHLDIEEFLELRKNTGDDRRRTHDMNTANWIPDLFMQRVMDKGEWTLFSPSDVPELHDLYGQDFARAYTACEARADRGEITLYKRVPAVDLWRKMLSMLFETGHPWITFKDPCNIRSPQQHVGVVHSSNLCTEITLNTSAEETAVCNLGSINLLRHLKDGQIDHAKLQRTVTTAMRMLDNVIDINYYAVPKARDANLRHRPVGLGLMGFQDSLYELRIPYASEAAVAFADTSMEAICYYAYWASSELAQERGQYSSYTGSLWQRGILPPDTLELLRQARGGYVEVDRSEQLDWQALRAKIARDGMRNSNCVAIAPTATISNIVGVDASIEPSFGNLSVKSNLSGEFTVVNHYLVQDLKRLNLWDEVMVMDLKHFKGSLQPIDRVPTELKALYATAFEVEPRWLVEAASRRQKWIDQAQSLNIYMAGASGKKLDETYKLAWVRGLKTTYYLRTQSATHVEMSTVNKRQLNAVAQHTPAPDVAATDVKFCALDDPGCEACQ; encoded by the coding sequence ATGGACGCCGCGCTTGCCCCCTCCATCCCCACCGCCACCTTGCCCACCCCGCAGTCCGGCCATGTCCCACCCGTGCTGGTGCTGGCGCACTACCAAATCCTGCGCCGCAACGGCGCGGTGGCACCGTTCGAGCCGCCCAAGATCGCGGTCGCGCTGATGAAAGCCTTCCTGGCCATCCACGGTACCCAGGGTGCGGCCTCGGCCAGCGTGCGCGAGACGGTGGAGGAGCTGACCTCGGGCGTGGTGCGCGCCCTCACGCGCTCGCGCCCCGGCGGCGGCACCTTCCATATCGAGGACGTGCAAGACCAGGTGGAACTGGGCCTGATGCGCAGCGGCCACCACGAAGTGGCACGCGCCTACGTGCTGTACCGCGAGCGCCGCGCGCAAGAGCGCGCTCAGCAGCAGCAGGCCCTGATGCCGCAGGCGCCGCAAATCCACGTGCTGGAGCAAGGCCAGCGCGTGCTGCTCGATCTACTGCGCCTGCGCGAACGCATTGCCGCCGCCTGCAGCGGCCTGGGCGACGCCGTGCAGGCCGAGCCCATCGTTGCCGAGACGCTGCGCAACCTCTACGACGGCGTACCCGTCGAAGAAGTGGACAAGGCCGCCATCCTGGCCGCGCGCACCCTCATCGAGCAAGACCCTGGCTACACCCACGCCACAGCGCGCCTGCTGCTGCACACCATTGCCCGCGAAGTGCTCGGGCGTGACGTCGCCGCCGGCGCCATGGGTGAAGCCTACTTGCAATACTTTCCCCAGTGCATCGCGCAAGGGGTGGAAAACGAGCTGCTCGACCCCGCGCTGCTGCAGTTTGACCTGCCGCGCCTGGCCGCCGCACTGCGCGCCGAACGCGACCAGCAGTTCGACTACCTCGGGCTGCAAACGCTGTACGACCGCTATTTCCTGCACGTCAAGAAGCGCCGCATCGAGCTGCCGCAGGCCTTCTTCATGCGCGTGGCCATGGGCCTGGCGCTGCGCGAGAGCGACCGCAATGCCCGCGCCATCGAGTTCTACGAGGTGCTGTCGGCGTTCGACTTCATGAGCAGCACGCCCACGCTGTTCAACAGCGGCACGCGGCGCTCGCAGCTGTCCTCGTGCTACCTGACCACGGTGCCCGATCACCTCGAAGGCATCTACGACGCCATCAAGGAAAACGCGCTGCTGTCCAAGTTCGCCGGCGGTCTGGGCAACGACTGGACGCCGGTGCGCGCCCTGGGCGCGCACATCAAGGGCACGAACGGCGAATCGCAGGGCGTGGTGCCCTTCCTCAAGGTGGTCAACGACACCGCCGTCGCCGTGAACCAGGGCGGCAAACGCAAGGGCGCCGTCTGCGCCTACCTGGAGACCTGGCACCTGGACATCGAGGAGTTCCTGGAGCTGCGCAAGAACACTGGCGACGACCGCCGGCGCACGCACGACATGAACACCGCCAACTGGATTCCCGACCTGTTCATGCAGCGCGTGATGGACAAGGGCGAGTGGACGCTGTTCTCGCCCTCAGACGTGCCCGAGCTGCACGACCTCTACGGCCAGGACTTTGCCCGCGCCTACACCGCCTGTGAAGCGCGCGCCGATCGCGGCGAGATAACGCTCTACAAGCGCGTGCCGGCCGTGGACCTGTGGCGCAAGATGCTGTCCATGCTGTTCGAGACCGGCCATCCCTGGATCACCTTCAAGGACCCGTGCAACATCCGCAGCCCGCAGCAGCACGTGGGCGTGGTGCATTCGAGCAACCTGTGCACCGAGATCACGCTCAACACCAGCGCCGAGGAAACGGCCGTCTGCAACCTGGGCTCGATCAACCTGCTGCGCCACCTCAAGGACGGCCAGATCGACCACGCCAAGCTGCAGCGCACCGTCACCACCGCCATGCGGATGCTCGACAACGTCATCGACATCAACTACTACGCCGTGCCCAAGGCGCGCGACGCCAACCTGCGCCACCGCCCGGTCGGGCTGGGGCTGATGGGCTTTCAGGACAGCCTGTACGAGCTGCGCATTCCCTACGCCAGCGAGGCCGCCGTGGCGTTTGCCGACACCTCGATGGAAGCCATTTGCTACTACGCCTACTGGGCGTCGAGCGAGCTGGCGCAAGAGCGCGGCCAGTATTCGAGCTACACGGGCTCGCTGTGGCAGCGCGGCATCTTGCCGCCCGATACGCTGGAGCTGCTGCGCCAGGCGCGCGGCGGCTACGTCGAGGTCGATCGCAGCGAGCAGCTCGATTGGCAGGCGCTGCGCGCAAAAATCGCCCGCGACGGAATGCGCAACTCCAACTGCGTCGCCATTGCGCCCACCGCCACCATCTCCAACATCGTCGGCGTTGATGCCTCGATCGAGCCCTCGTTCGGCAACCTCTCGGTCAAGTCCAACCTCTCGGGCGAGTTCACCGTCGTCAACCACTACCTGGTGCAAGACTTGAAGCGCCTGAACCTGTGGGACGAGGTCATGGTCATGGACCTCAAGCACTTCAAGGGCTCGCTGCAGCCCATCGACCGTGTGCCGACCGAACTCAAGGCGCTCTACGCCACGGCGTTCGAGGTCGAGCCGCGCTGGCTGGTCGAGGCCGCCTCGCGCCGGCAAAAGTGGATCGACCAGGCGCAGAGCCTGAACATCTACATGGCCGGCGCCTCGGGCAAGAAGCTCGACGAGACCTACAAGCTCGCCTGGGTGCGCGGCCTCAAGACCACCTACTACCTGCGCACGCAAAGCGCCACGCACGTGGAGATGAGCACCGTCAACAAGCGCCAGCTCAACGCCGTCGCGCAGCACACGCCAGCACCTGACGTGGCGGCCACGGACGTCAAGTTCTGCGCCCTCGACGACCCCGGTTGCGAAGCCTGCCAATAA
- a CDS encoding PAS domain-containing sensor histidine kinase — MPPSLLRADAPFQRLWLGFLSARIAIALALLALHGTGLALQPGSDPTLVALCSAYLLIATFTRLLASPLPPPPQVGPRWLPLLGVDLLLVGLLEWLQVGSMNYTPLFGVPVLMASVLGSLTLGLGTTACATLMLLGTAWWHSLDSLADPAGPYLQAALTGTGYFLVAYLTHQLAQRLLREQELAQQSQQSAQAQAQVNALVIENLSDGVLVLGADGWVQVANPAALQLLAGTQPLQPPFSLGGQAAWAPLQQLAHSTFATGLPQRADVGLLHSGRSPTGLRVRTWLTAQHSSTGTAAQCVMFLHDLRELEARLRTEKLASMGRMSAAVAHEIRNPLAAIVQANALLAEELQAPTQLRLSQMVAQNAERLARIVEEVLDIARVQNQISHAPARSLALDEQVQQIWQDWRSADPAQRQALVQLQAGAVQVEFDPEHLRRVLINLLDNALRFMGTQPDSLQIHSQQAADGQVSLQVWSDGGPLDPSVERHLFEPFFSSHSRNSGLGLYICRELCQRHGASLLYQRLARESARGLISGNAFSVVFRKHTRTAEHPGLFDTLVV, encoded by the coding sequence ATGCCACCGTCTTTGCTGCGCGCCGACGCTCCGTTTCAGCGCCTGTGGCTGGGCTTTTTAAGCGCCCGCATTGCCATCGCCCTGGCCCTGCTGGCACTGCACGGCACCGGCCTGGCACTGCAACCCGGCAGCGACCCCACCCTGGTCGCCCTGTGCAGCGCCTATTTGCTGATTGCCACGTTCACACGCCTGCTGGCCTCACCGCTGCCACCGCCGCCCCAGGTGGGGCCGCGCTGGCTGCCGCTGCTGGGCGTCGATCTGCTGCTGGTCGGTCTGCTCGAATGGCTGCAGGTGGGCAGCATGAACTACACGCCGCTGTTTGGCGTGCCGGTGCTCATGGCCTCGGTGCTGGGCTCGCTCACCCTGGGCCTGGGCACCACCGCCTGCGCCACGCTGATGCTGCTGGGCACCGCCTGGTGGCACAGCCTCGACAGCCTGGCCGACCCTGCAGGCCCCTACCTGCAGGCGGCGCTAACGGGCACCGGCTATTTCCTCGTCGCCTACCTCACGCACCAACTGGCCCAGCGCCTGCTGCGTGAACAAGAGCTGGCGCAGCAAAGCCAGCAAAGCGCGCAAGCCCAGGCACAGGTCAACGCCCTGGTGATCGAGAACCTGAGCGATGGCGTGCTCGTGCTCGGCGCCGACGGCTGGGTGCAGGTAGCCAATCCCGCCGCCCTGCAACTGCTGGCGGGCACACAGCCACTGCAACCACCGTTCTCCCTGGGTGGCCAGGCGGCCTGGGCGCCGCTGCAGCAGCTGGCGCACAGCACCTTTGCCACCGGCCTGCCGCAGCGCGCCGACGTGGGCCTGCTGCACAGCGGGCGCAGCCCCACCGGCCTGCGCGTGCGTACCTGGCTCACGGCGCAGCACAGCAGCACCGGCACAGCGGCGCAGTGCGTGATGTTTTTGCACGACCTGCGCGAGCTCGAAGCGCGCCTGCGCACAGAAAAACTCGCCTCCATGGGCCGCATGTCAGCCGCCGTGGCCCACGAGATTCGCAACCCCCTGGCAGCCATCGTGCAGGCCAATGCCCTTCTGGCAGAGGAGCTGCAAGCGCCCACCCAACTGCGCCTGAGCCAGATGGTGGCGCAAAACGCCGAGCGCCTGGCCCGCATCGTCGAGGAGGTGCTCGACATCGCCCGCGTGCAAAACCAGATCAGCCACGCGCCTGCGCGCAGCCTCGCGCTGGACGAGCAGGTGCAGCAAATCTGGCAAGACTGGCGCAGCGCCGACCCCGCGCAGCGCCAGGCCCTGGTGCAGCTACAGGCGGGCGCAGTGCAGGTCGAATTCGACCCCGAGCACCTGCGCCGTGTGCTCATCAACCTGCTCGACAACGCCCTGCGTTTCATGGGCACGCAGCCCGATTCGCTGCAAATCCACAGCCAGCAGGCAGCAGACGGCCAGGTCAGCCTGCAGGTCTGGAGCGACGGCGGGCCGCTCGACCCCTCGGTCGAGCGGCATTTGTTCGAGCCCTTTTTCTCCTCGCACAGCCGCAACAGCGGCCTGGGCCTGTACATCTGCCGCGAGCTGTGCCAGCGCCACGGCGCCAGCCTGCTGTACCAGCGCCTGGCACGCGAGAGCGCGCGCGGCCTCATCAGCGGCAACGCCTTCAGCGTGGTGTTTCGCAAGCACACACGCACGGCCGAACACCCCGGGTTGTTCGACACCTTGGTGGTGTAA
- the ampD gene encoding 1,6-anhydro-N-acetylmuramyl-L-alanine amidase AmpD: MTPHNAAPAWDGGWLSQAQHLPSPNHGPRPAGAQIDLIVVHSISLPPGAYGTGAVQQLFTNQLDWDAHPYYQSIRGLQVSAHFFITRQGQLWQFVDADARAWHAGASAYRGRPGCNDDSIGIELEGLEGQTFEPAQYQCLAALCQALRQRYPIAHIAGHEHIAPGRKQDPGPGFDWALLQQQLAWLGTCFPATTLPAKG; the protein is encoded by the coding sequence ATGACGCCCCATAACGCCGCCCCCGCCTGGGACGGCGGCTGGCTGAGCCAGGCGCAGCACCTGCCCTCGCCCAACCACGGCCCGCGTCCAGCGGGCGCACAGATCGACCTGATCGTCGTGCACTCCATCAGCCTGCCGCCGGGTGCGTACGGCACGGGTGCCGTGCAGCAGCTGTTTACCAACCAGCTCGACTGGGACGCCCACCCCTACTACCAGAGCATTCGCGGCCTGCAGGTGTCGGCGCATTTCTTCATCACCCGCCAGGGCCAGCTGTGGCAGTTCGTCGATGCCGACGCCCGCGCCTGGCACGCCGGCGCCTCCGCCTACCGGGGGCGCCCGGGCTGCAACGATGACTCCATTGGCATCGAGCTCGAAGGGCTCGAAGGCCAGACTTTTGAGCCCGCCCAGTACCAGTGCCTGGCAGCGCTGTGCCAGGCGCTGCGCCAGCGCTATCCCATCGCCCACATCGCCGGCCACGAGCACATTGCCCCCGGGCGCAAGCAAGACCCCGGGCCCGGTTTTGACTGGGCACTTTTGCAACAGCAACTGGCCTGGCTGGGTACGTGTTTTCCCGCAACAACCCTTCCAGCAAAAGGCTGA
- a CDS encoding histone, whose product MATASKTAAKKAAPTKKAAAPKAAAPAEKTVATKKAVPAVKKTAPAAEKAAPAAKKAAPAAKKTAAAPKAAVVKKEVPATKAAAPAKKAAAKTTAAATTKAPAPAKKAAAKPAVKAPAKKAVPAKAAAPKKEATPAKKAAAPKAAAVKESAPKKAAAPKKATAAPTAATPAVKTTLNPQAKWPFPTGDKP is encoded by the coding sequence ATGGCAACCGCAAGCAAAACCGCCGCCAAAAAAGCTGCCCCCACCAAAAAAGCCGCCGCCCCCAAGGCTGCAGCCCCCGCTGAGAAAACAGTGGCCACGAAAAAAGCTGTGCCAGCGGTGAAAAAAACCGCCCCCGCAGCAGAAAAAGCGGCCCCTGCAGCAAAGAAGGCGGCACCCGCCGCGAAAAAAACCGCTGCCGCCCCCAAGGCCGCTGTGGTGAAAAAAGAAGTGCCGGCAACCAAGGCTGCAGCACCTGCCAAGAAAGCCGCAGCAAAAACCACCGCCGCAGCCACCACCAAGGCCCCGGCGCCCGCCAAAAAAGCGGCCGCCAAACCCGCAGTGAAGGCCCCCGCCAAGAAAGCAGTCCCGGCCAAAGCCGCCGCACCCAAGAAAGAGGCCACCCCTGCCAAGAAAGCCGCAGCCCCAAAGGCTGCCGCCGTGAAGGAAAGCGCGCCGAAAAAAGCCGCTGCCCCCAAAAAAGCCACTGCAGCACCCACTGCCGCCACCCCCGCCGTCAAAACCACACTCAACCCGCAGGCCAAGTGGCCCTTCCCCACGGGCGACAAGCCCTGA